The following proteins are encoded in a genomic region of Thermococcus henrietii:
- a CDS encoding M1 family metallopeptidase produces MIYASSLPLVNASTTNWRELLSSFENQTALLANVTVTFNLLYNGTFNATKRVVLRGNGTTTRVLILEGNYIKVRTLTVTKGKLLNATRVSLGDNGTGIVIDIAMVGGTAEFAVNYTGTVSDPGITWVSNYFQHGVNAVDTELVPTYFLVDGIPTNHVVESLVINLPDELSGSTGVAMDLRSRNTFNLSKNGSTRLIFTFSGSRLPLPFVAIGQYRVLHDEFSVGGREIKASFYVPKIYPSSYEGLLVNTTENIVRTYSHWYGEYPYDSLNIVLTQNFLYHGINLFHGNIFITYSEYLARADYPIDFQVLAHELAHTWYGDYSLGSSLMSESFATYSQITYMGIFFHVHPEVALMFYNTKDYLEWLNSWEKYVVKYSSLPITLAQTYGEWIPDINEREAIMYFKGAFVLRSLQFTLGNETFHAGMKRVFETCHSSNCTLSTVLRIFDDVSGRNLTWFYSEWFNSTSLPNYTVRNLRLLKTGDGYTLNFTIDDGSGFKMPLQVEVVTANGSITKTVWVNGTARVSLKLKEKPEKIILDPNEWIANFNRVETVNGVRVVVN; encoded by the coding sequence GTGATTTACGCATCCAGTCTTCCGCTGGTTAATGCTTCCACAACGAACTGGAGGGAGCTTCTGAGCTCGTTTGAAAACCAGACTGCCCTCCTAGCAAACGTTACGGTCACTTTCAACTTACTGTACAACGGCACGTTCAACGCCACAAAGCGCGTTGTCCTTCGGGGAAACGGTACTACCACGCGCGTTCTTATCCTAGAGGGGAATTACATAAAAGTCCGGACCCTCACAGTGACAAAGGGAAAACTGCTCAATGCAACCCGCGTATCTCTTGGGGACAATGGAACCGGTATTGTAATAGACATTGCGATGGTGGGTGGAACTGCGGAGTTTGCCGTTAATTACACTGGAACCGTTTCCGACCCCGGAATCACATGGGTCAGTAACTACTTCCAGCATGGGGTCAATGCCGTTGATACGGAGCTCGTTCCAACGTACTTTCTCGTGGACGGCATACCAACGAATCACGTCGTTGAGTCTCTAGTAATAAACCTGCCTGATGAACTCTCGGGCAGCACGGGCGTGGCGATGGACCTCAGGAGCCGTAACACATTCAATCTGAGCAAAAACGGTTCGACTCGGCTGATTTTTACGTTCTCTGGCTCGCGGCTTCCCCTTCCTTTCGTTGCGATAGGGCAGTATCGCGTTCTTCACGATGAGTTCAGTGTTGGGGGCAGGGAAATCAAAGCCAGCTTTTACGTTCCCAAGATTTATCCCTCGAGCTACGAGGGCCTTCTTGTAAACACAACCGAGAACATCGTTAGAACGTACTCTCACTGGTACGGGGAGTACCCATACGATTCCCTCAACATCGTTTTGACTCAGAACTTCTTGTACCATGGCATAAATCTGTTTCACGGTAACATCTTCATAACGTACAGTGAGTACCTTGCACGGGCTGATTATCCGATTGACTTTCAGGTCCTGGCGCACGAACTGGCCCACACTTGGTACGGAGATTATTCGCTCGGCAGTTCCCTTATGTCAGAGAGTTTCGCCACGTATTCTCAGATAACCTACATGGGAATCTTCTTCCACGTGCACCCAGAGGTTGCCCTCATGTTCTACAACACGAAGGATTACTTGGAGTGGCTTAACTCGTGGGAGAAATACGTCGTTAAGTACTCATCGTTGCCCATCACCCTAGCCCAAACGTACGGTGAATGGATACCCGACATCAATGAGAGGGAGGCAATCATGTACTTTAAGGGGGCCTTCGTTTTGAGGTCCCTTCAGTTTACCCTAGGCAACGAGACGTTCCATGCGGGGATGAAGCGGGTATTTGAGACCTGTCACTCATCCAACTGCACCCTCTCCACTGTTCTCAGAATCTTCGATGATGTAAGCGGACGGAACCTAACGTGGTTCTACTCGGAGTGGTTTAACTCGACGAGCCTGCCGAACTACACCGTTCGGAATTTAAGGTTGTTGAAAACCGGTGATGGGTACACCCTGAACTTCACCATAGATGATGGGAGCGGTTTCAAAATGCCCCTTCAGGTCGAGGTTGTGACGGCAAACGGAAGCATTACAAAGACAGTATGGGTCAACGGAACTGCAAGAGTGTCTCTTAAACTGAAAGAAAAGCCCGAGAAGATAATCCTTGACCCCAACGAATGGATTGCGAACTTCAACAGGGTCGAGACGGTCAACGGGGTTCGGGTCGTGGTGAACTGA
- a CDS encoding FUN14 domain-containing protein: protein MDFNVSGMFGDVGVGAIVGFITGYALKKLMKIAMAIIGAYVLSLFYLQKKGVITINTDKLFNLTGNLTQQVVSLGQKVVGILPGTSAFVAGFYIGFKKG from the coding sequence ATGGATTTCAACGTTAGTGGCATGTTTGGCGATGTCGGTGTTGGTGCCATCGTTGGCTTTATCACAGGGTACGCCCTCAAAAAACTCATGAAGATAGCGATGGCTATAATCGGTGCCTACGTCCTCAGTCTCTTCTACCTTCAAAAGAAGGGCGTAATAACGATAAACACCGACAAGCTATTCAACCTGACCGGTAACCTAACTCAGCAGGTAGTCAGCCTTGGTCAAAAGGTCGTTGGAATCCTCCCCGGAACCAGCGCTTTCGTCGCGGGCTTCTACATCGGCTTCAAAAAAGGGTGA
- the rpsB gene encoding 30S ribosomal protein S2 produces the protein MEEYLVPLDQYLAAGVHIGTQQKTQDMKKFIYRVRQDGLYVLDVRKTDERLKVAGKFLAKFDPENILAVSVRLYGQKPVKKFGEVTGARAIPGRFLPGTMTNPQVKNFFEPDVIIVTDPRADHQAMKEAVEIGIPIVALVDTENFLSYVDLAIPTNNKGRKALALIYWILAREILYNRKEIESREDFKVPVEDFEMRIVRT, from the coding sequence ATGGAGGAGTATCTCGTTCCACTCGACCAGTATCTGGCAGCGGGTGTCCACATCGGCACCCAGCAGAAGACCCAGGACATGAAGAAGTTCATCTACCGCGTCAGGCAGGACGGCCTCTACGTCCTCGACGTCAGGAAGACCGACGAGAGGCTCAAGGTCGCTGGCAAGTTCCTTGCCAAGTTCGACCCGGAGAACATCTTGGCCGTTAGCGTCAGGCTCTACGGCCAGAAGCCCGTCAAGAAGTTCGGCGAGGTTACCGGTGCCAGGGCCATTCCGGGCCGTTTCCTCCCGGGAACCATGACCAACCCGCAGGTCAAGAACTTCTTCGAGCCGGACGTCATTATCGTCACCGACCCGAGGGCCGACCACCAGGCTATGAAGGAGGCCGTTGAGATTGGAATACCGATAGTTGCCCTCGTTGACACCGAGAACTTCCTCAGCTACGTTGACCTCGCAATCCCGACCAACAACAAGGGTAGGAAAGCCCTCGCGCTCATCTACTGGATACTCGCCAGGGAGATACTCTACAACAGGAAGGAAATCGAGAGCAGGGAGGACTTCAAGGTTCCCGTTGAGGACTTCGAGATGAGGATTGTGAGGACCTGA
- a CDS encoding PadR family transcriptional regulator encodes MTTPIERLRNKVTKEVLWLYILRLLEERPMYAYELKERIKEAFDFEPATVSSYVVLYKLEKDGYVTAEWQESETGKPARKYYKLTPKGEELLKEGIEFLEETLKKLKKT; translated from the coding sequence ATGACGACGCCGATAGAGAGGTTGAGGAATAAGGTTACGAAAGAGGTGCTCTGGCTCTACATACTTCGGCTCCTCGAGGAGAGGCCGATGTACGCCTACGAGCTCAAGGAGCGCATAAAGGAGGCCTTCGACTTCGAGCCAGCCACCGTCAGCTCGTACGTCGTCCTGTACAAGCTTGAGAAGGACGGCTACGTCACCGCCGAGTGGCAGGAGAGCGAAACCGGAAAGCCGGCCAGAAAGTACTACAAGCTCACGCCGAAGGGCGAGGAACTGCTAAAAGAGGGAATAGAGTTTCTGGAAGAAACGCTGAAAAAGTTGAAGAAAACCTAA
- a CDS encoding metallophosphoesterase family protein, with the protein MVYVAVLANINGNLPALAKALEKIEALKEEGYEIEKYYVLGNVVGLFPYPREVLDTLDDLIRNNVVKVIRGEFDQVIAASDPHAEGPDYIDKLDYPPYIKKALKYTWEKLGHEGREFIRDLPIYLVDKIGKNDIFGVYGSPLNPFDGQVLPDQPTSYYEAIMRPVKDYEILFVASPKYPVNAMTRYGRVICPGSIGYPPSKNHKATFALVDVDTLHTKFIEVDYEKEKRLVEEKIKREGLPEELIKILYRGKV; encoded by the coding sequence ATGGTATATGTGGCGGTTCTGGCGAACATAAACGGAAACCTTCCAGCCCTGGCGAAGGCCCTTGAGAAGATTGAGGCCCTCAAGGAGGAAGGTTATGAGATTGAGAAGTACTACGTCCTTGGAAACGTCGTCGGTCTCTTCCCGTACCCAAGGGAGGTTCTCGACACGCTCGATGACCTCATCAGGAACAACGTCGTCAAGGTCATTCGCGGTGAGTTTGACCAGGTTATAGCGGCCAGCGACCCGCACGCGGAGGGACCGGATTACATCGACAAGCTGGACTATCCACCATACATCAAGAAGGCCCTCAAGTACACGTGGGAGAAGCTCGGCCACGAAGGTAGGGAGTTCATCAGGGACCTGCCGATTTACCTCGTGGACAAGATAGGCAAGAACGACATCTTCGGCGTCTATGGAAGCCCGCTCAACCCGTTCGACGGCCAGGTGCTCCCTGACCAGCCGACGAGCTACTACGAGGCCATAATGAGGCCCGTCAAGGACTACGAGATACTCTTCGTGGCGTCGCCGAAGTACCCGGTCAACGCAATGACTAGGTACGGAAGGGTAATCTGCCCCGGAAGCATAGGCTATCCGCCAAGCAAGAACCACAAGGCAACCTTCGCGCTGGTTGACGTTGACACGCTACACACCAAGTTCATCGAGGTTGACTACGAGAAGGAAAAGAGGCTCGTCGAAGAGAAAATCAAGAGGGAAGGCCTTCCCGAGGAGCTCATCAAGATTCTCTACCGCGGGAAGGTTTGA
- a CDS encoding 50S ribosomal protein L40e has protein sequence MARFPEAEARIFRKLICMRCGATNPWGAKKCRKCGYKGLRPKAREPRGGGR, from the coding sequence ATGGCGAGATTCCCCGAGGCTGAAGCAAGAATCTTCAGGAAGCTTATCTGCATGCGCTGTGGCGCCACCAACCCGTGGGGCGCAAAGAAGTGCAGAAAGTGCGGTTACAAGGGGCTTCGCCCCAAGGCCAGAGAACCGCGCGGTGGCGGACGCTGA
- a CDS encoding plasma-membrane proton-efflux P-type ATPase — MPESKLQKIAQKAKHMSIEEVLKFLEVDPTKGLSSEEARRRLQEVGPNEIPEKKVHPLIKFLSYFWGPIPWMIEAAAILSAIVHHWEDFAIIVSLLIINGVVGFWQEHKAENIMEYLKQKLALEVRVLRDGQWKTIPARELVPGDIVRLRMGDIIPADIKLIDGDFLTVDESALTGESVPVTKKVGDVVYSGTIVKRGEMTGVVIATGLHTYFGRTVQLVQTAKTTSEYQKLVINIGNYLIVLSVIMIAIMFLVELHRGKPFIELLRFALVLTVAAIPAALPAVMSITMAIGAYELAKRQAIVTKLVAIEELAAVDTLCADKTGTLTKNQLTVDNPIAWDGFTVEEMLFYAALASKEENKDPIDLAILREVDKEKLRKCRQVKFVPFDPVIKHTEAEVECEGGKRFRTAKGAPQVILQMANADEKLTKEVMEKVEELARKGYRTLGVAVDFGDGWKFVGLIPLFDPPRDDSAETVKFLKRNGIRVKMITGDHIAIAKQIAKILGIGTKIHTADELEKAKGHELIQLCEEADGFAQVYPEHKFKIVKALQEAGHKVAMTGDGVNDAPALKQADVGIAVSGATDAARAAADIVLLAPGISVIKNAIVEARKIFQRMYSYVVYRITETIRVLFFITLSILAYNFYPVTAVMIILLALLNDLPIITIAYDNVKINRWPEKWNIREILTVSTIIGSMGVIETFLLLWIMINYFNISPKTATGLALLQSIIFLKLAVAGHLTIFVTRTRGPFWSIMPGKWLLWSAVGTKLIATLITVYGWGVTAIGWKYAGFVWLYCIVWFFIEDITKRAAYKFFSWEVKHERHKAAF, encoded by the coding sequence ATGCCAGAGAGCAAGCTCCAGAAGATAGCGCAGAAGGCAAAGCACATGAGCATCGAGGAAGTTCTGAAGTTTCTTGAAGTAGACCCAACAAAGGGTCTCAGCAGTGAGGAAGCGAGGCGTCGCCTTCAGGAGGTCGGCCCCAACGAGATTCCCGAGAAGAAGGTGCATCCGCTGATAAAGTTCCTCTCCTACTTCTGGGGCCCGATTCCGTGGATGATTGAAGCGGCAGCCATTCTATCAGCGATAGTCCACCACTGGGAGGACTTCGCCATAATAGTCAGCCTGCTGATAATCAACGGCGTCGTCGGCTTCTGGCAGGAGCACAAGGCGGAGAACATCATGGAGTACCTCAAGCAGAAGCTCGCCTTAGAGGTCAGGGTTCTCAGGGACGGCCAGTGGAAGACGATTCCGGCGAGGGAGCTCGTGCCCGGCGACATAGTGAGGCTCCGCATGGGCGACATAATCCCCGCGGACATAAAACTCATAGACGGAGACTTCCTGACGGTGGACGAGTCGGCGCTAACCGGCGAGAGCGTTCCGGTGACGAAGAAGGTCGGCGACGTGGTTTACAGCGGAACAATCGTCAAGCGCGGTGAGATGACGGGAGTCGTTATCGCAACCGGCCTGCACACCTACTTCGGAAGGACCGTTCAGCTCGTCCAGACCGCCAAGACGACCAGCGAGTACCAGAAGCTCGTCATCAACATCGGAAACTACCTCATCGTGCTCAGCGTCATCATGATTGCCATAATGTTCCTCGTCGAGCTCCACAGGGGCAAGCCCTTCATCGAACTCCTGCGCTTTGCCCTCGTCCTGACGGTGGCGGCCATTCCAGCGGCGTTGCCCGCTGTCATGAGCATAACGATGGCCATCGGAGCCTACGAGCTTGCCAAGAGGCAGGCGATAGTGACGAAGCTCGTGGCGATTGAGGAGCTCGCGGCTGTGGATACTCTCTGCGCCGACAAGACCGGAACCCTCACCAAGAACCAGCTGACGGTCGACAACCCGATAGCCTGGGACGGCTTCACGGTCGAGGAGATGCTCTTCTACGCGGCTTTGGCCAGCAAGGAGGAGAACAAGGACCCCATCGACCTCGCCATACTACGCGAGGTTGACAAGGAGAAGCTCAGGAAGTGCAGGCAGGTGAAGTTTGTCCCCTTCGACCCGGTTATAAAGCACACCGAGGCGGAGGTCGAGTGCGAAGGAGGAAAGCGCTTCAGGACAGCTAAAGGTGCACCGCAGGTCATACTCCAGATGGCCAACGCCGACGAGAAGCTCACGAAGGAGGTTATGGAGAAAGTCGAGGAGCTCGCGAGGAAGGGCTACAGGACGCTCGGTGTCGCAGTCGACTTCGGCGACGGCTGGAAGTTCGTCGGACTGATACCGCTCTTCGACCCGCCGCGCGACGACTCGGCCGAGACCGTCAAGTTCCTCAAGAGGAACGGCATCCGCGTGAAGATGATTACCGGTGACCACATCGCGATTGCCAAGCAGATAGCCAAGATTCTCGGCATCGGAACGAAGATACACACGGCCGATGAACTTGAGAAGGCCAAGGGACACGAGCTCATCCAGCTCTGCGAAGAGGCAGATGGCTTCGCGCAGGTCTACCCTGAGCACAAGTTCAAGATAGTTAAGGCTCTCCAGGAGGCCGGCCACAAGGTTGCGATGACCGGCGACGGAGTCAACGACGCCCCTGCCCTGAAGCAGGCCGACGTCGGAATCGCCGTTTCAGGAGCGACGGACGCGGCAAGGGCGGCAGCCGACATAGTGCTCCTCGCGCCGGGTATAAGCGTCATTAAGAACGCCATCGTCGAGGCGAGGAAGATATTCCAGAGGATGTACAGCTACGTCGTCTACCGCATCACGGAAACGATTCGCGTCCTGTTCTTCATAACGCTCAGCATACTCGCGTACAACTTCTACCCGGTAACGGCAGTGATGATAATCCTACTGGCCCTGCTCAACGACCTGCCGATAATCACCATCGCATACGACAACGTCAAAATCAACCGCTGGCCCGAGAAGTGGAACATCCGCGAAATCCTGACGGTGTCAACAATCATCGGAAGCATGGGCGTTATAGAGACCTTCCTCCTGCTCTGGATAATGATAAACTACTTCAACATCTCACCCAAGACGGCAACGGGCCTAGCACTGCTCCAGAGCATCATATTCCTGAAGCTCGCCGTCGCGGGCCACCTGACGATATTCGTCACGAGAACGAGAGGGCCGTTCTGGAGCATAATGCCAGGCAAGTGGCTCCTCTGGAGCGCCGTTGGAACAAAGCTCATAGCGACGCTGATAACGGTCTACGGATGGGGAGTTACCGCAATCGGCTGGAAGTACGCGGGCTTCGTCTGGCTCTACTGCATAGTGTGGTTCTTCATCGAGGACATAACCAAGAGGGCTGCCTACAAGTTCTTCAGCTGGGAGGTCAAGCACGAGCGCCACAAGGCGGCCTTCTGA
- the udp gene encoding uridine phosphorylase, whose product MGEKFISAERPQTEEGYQYHIACKPGDVARYVLLPGDPERVPKISSLWDEAKEIAFHREYRTHTGKYKGVPISVTSTGIGGPSTAIAIEELAAIGADTFIRVGSTGAIQPGMEIGDLIIARAAVRLEGTSKQYVRVEYPAVADLEVTLALIEAAETLGVRYHIGITASTDSFYLGQGRPGLNGYFPSFARNILDDLRQARVTNFEMEAATLFTLANIYGLRAGCVCAVFANRVTNEFGKAGEKEAALVASEAVKILAEWDEEKEKKGKKVWFPRLRG is encoded by the coding sequence ATGGGTGAGAAGTTCATTTCAGCCGAAAGGCCACAGACCGAGGAAGGCTACCAGTACCACATAGCCTGCAAGCCCGGTGACGTTGCGCGCTACGTTCTCCTGCCGGGCGACCCGGAGAGGGTGCCGAAGATAAGCTCCCTCTGGGACGAGGCTAAAGAGATAGCCTTCCATAGGGAGTACAGAACGCACACCGGCAAATACAAGGGCGTTCCAATAAGCGTCACCTCGACGGGAATAGGCGGGCCTTCGACCGCTATCGCCATCGAGGAGCTCGCGGCGATAGGCGCTGACACGTTCATAAGGGTCGGCTCAACCGGCGCAATCCAGCCGGGAATGGAGATAGGCGACCTGATTATAGCGAGGGCAGCGGTTAGGCTTGAGGGAACCTCAAAGCAGTACGTCCGCGTCGAGTATCCTGCCGTTGCGGACCTTGAGGTGACGCTCGCGCTCATAGAGGCCGCCGAAACCCTTGGCGTTAGATACCACATCGGCATCACAGCCTCGACGGACAGCTTCTACCTCGGCCAGGGCAGGCCGGGTCTGAACGGCTACTTCCCAAGCTTCGCGAGGAACATCCTCGATGACCTCAGGCAGGCGAGGGTCACGAACTTCGAGATGGAAGCGGCCACGCTGTTCACGCTGGCTAACATCTACGGGCTTAGGGCCGGCTGCGTCTGCGCCGTCTTTGCGAACCGCGTTACGAACGAGTTCGGAAAGGCTGGAGAGAAGGAAGCGGCGTTGGTAGCGAGCGAGGCTGTAAAGATACTCGCCGAGTGGGACGAGGAGAAGGAAAAGAAAGGAAAGAAGGTATGGTTCCCCAGGCTGAGGGGTTGA
- a CDS encoding MEMO1 family protein, with the protein MTRYPAVAGSFYPSDEALIEMLEEFFRNLGEEGSERRITAGVAPHAGYVFSGYTASRTYKAIFEDGLPETFVILGPNHTGLGSPIAVYPEGEWLTPLGSIEVDAKMAKAIAKLSGIADLDELAHQYEHSIEVQLPFIQYLAELAGKKVRIVPITLGIQDEDVSRALGKAIFEASEELGRDVVVIASTDFMHYGAMYGYVPFRARADELPHRIKEWDFRLIRRILDFDVDGLFRELREMRHTMCGPGAVGTAIVYSRLAGALEAELLHYTTSYEVSRSTEAVVGYASIVMRR; encoded by the coding sequence ATGACAAGGTATCCTGCAGTCGCGGGAAGCTTCTATCCATCTGACGAAGCGCTCATCGAGATGTTAGAGGAGTTCTTTAGGAACCTCGGCGAGGAGGGGAGCGAGAGGAGGATAACGGCAGGAGTCGCGCCGCACGCGGGCTACGTCTTTTCGGGCTACACAGCATCGAGAACTTACAAGGCAATCTTCGAGGACGGCCTGCCGGAGACCTTCGTAATCCTCGGGCCGAACCACACGGGACTCGGCTCGCCGATAGCAGTCTATCCCGAGGGAGAGTGGCTCACTCCTCTCGGGAGCATCGAGGTCGATGCCAAGATGGCTAAGGCGATAGCGAAGCTCTCTGGCATAGCGGATTTGGACGAACTCGCCCACCAGTACGAGCATTCCATCGAGGTTCAGCTTCCCTTCATTCAGTATCTGGCAGAGCTCGCCGGGAAGAAAGTGAGAATCGTCCCCATAACCCTCGGCATTCAGGACGAAGACGTTTCGAGGGCCCTCGGAAAGGCGATATTCGAGGCGAGCGAGGAACTCGGCAGGGACGTCGTGGTCATAGCGAGCACCGACTTCATGCACTACGGGGCTATGTACGGCTATGTGCCATTCAGAGCCAGAGCCGACGAGCTTCCGCACAGGATAAAGGAGTGGGACTTCAGGCTGATACGGAGAATCCTCGACTTCGACGTTGACGGTCTCTTCAGGGAGCTCCGCGAGATGAGGCACACGATGTGCGGACCAGGGGCCGTGGGAACTGCCATAGTTTACTCCCGCCTCGCCGGGGCGCTTGAGGCTGAGCTTTTACACTACACGACGAGCTACGAGGTCAGCAGGAGCACCGAGGCTGTCGTTGGCTACGCGAGCATCGTGATGAGGAGGTGA
- a CDS encoding pyridoxal-phosphate dependent enzyme, with product MLRCFRCGRTYPETFRLTCDCGGTLLVERNSDAFTPEPFLDVRRYRNHLPVNEEVAPVPAITPVSGLEINGVRTFFKLDYLQPSSSFKDRGTWVTVSKLLDEGITEVVLDSSGNAALSFALYGLANGIRVHAFVSYDTSPGKLSLLQGLGAVVHYVDGDRMAVHERAVEFSERSEVTYVSHWLNPYFLEGTKTVAFEIYEQLGVPDWVLAPTGSGTLFLGLWKGFSELKAMGEIDRLPRLVAVQASGYESLCERSAVKNTLAEGIAIPEPPRLDEMRKALKETDGLCVSVDELETMGALSWLKRHGFLVEPTSAVVLSALWKLIERGLVEKGELAVLPLTGSGLKGTL from the coding sequence ATGCTGCGCTGTTTCCGTTGCGGGAGAACTTATCCAGAAACCTTTCGCCTTACCTGCGACTGCGGGGGAACGCTCCTCGTCGAGCGGAACTCAGATGCATTCACACCGGAGCCGTTCCTCGACGTGAGGCGTTACCGCAACCATCTGCCCGTTAACGAGGAAGTCGCCCCGGTTCCAGCGATTACACCTGTAAGCGGGCTCGAAATCAACGGCGTTAGGACCTTCTTTAAGCTCGACTACCTCCAGCCGAGCAGTTCCTTCAAGGACAGGGGCACCTGGGTTACCGTCTCAAAGCTGCTCGACGAGGGCATCACCGAGGTCGTCCTCGATAGCTCCGGCAACGCCGCGCTGAGCTTCGCGCTCTACGGCCTTGCAAACGGAATCCGCGTTCATGCCTTCGTCTCCTACGATACGAGTCCCGGCAAGCTCTCGCTCCTCCAAGGGCTCGGTGCCGTGGTTCACTACGTTGACGGCGACAGGATGGCCGTCCACGAGCGCGCGGTCGAGTTCTCCGAGCGGAGCGAAGTTACCTACGTCTCCCACTGGCTCAACCCCTACTTCCTGGAGGGCACCAAGACGGTAGCCTTTGAAATTTACGAACAGCTCGGAGTTCCCGACTGGGTTCTTGCCCCAACCGGAAGCGGAACCCTCTTCCTCGGCCTCTGGAAGGGCTTTTCCGAGCTAAAAGCGATGGGGGAAATTGATAGACTTCCAAGGCTCGTTGCGGTTCAGGCTTCCGGCTACGAGAGCCTCTGCGAGCGCTCGGCAGTGAAAAACACCCTCGCTGAAGGTATAGCCATTCCCGAACCGCCAAGGCTCGACGAGATGAGAAAGGCTCTAAAAGAAACCGACGGGCTCTGCGTGAGCGTTGACGAGCTTGAAACGATGGGCGCGCTCAGCTGGCTTAAGAGGCATGGCTTTCTGGTCGAGCCAACGTCCGCCGTTGTTCTCTCCGCGCTGTGGAAGCTCATTGAAAGGGGCCTGGTTGAAAAAGGCGAGCTCGCAGTTCTGCCCCTGACGGGGTCGGGGCTTAAAGGGACGCTTTAG
- a CDS encoding mevalonate kinase produces MRVLASAPAKIILFGEHSVVYGKPAIAAAINLRTYVWAEFNESGAIKIEAKDIRVPGLTVSFSEDEIYFESDYGKAAEVLSYVRQAIELVKEEADANGKGITVSITSQIPVGAGLGSSAAVAVATIGAVSKLLGLELTNEEIGKLGHKVELLVQGASSGIDPTVSAIGGFIHYEKGNFEHLPFTELPIVVGYTGSSGSTKELVAMVRRTYEEMPEIVEPVLVAMGKIVEKAREVLLSDLDEEVRFERLGKLMNINHGLLDALGVSTKKLSELVYAARTAGALGAKITGAGGGGCMYALAPEKQSEVATAITIAGGTPMITEISREGLRIEEVIP; encoded by the coding sequence ATGAGAGTTCTGGCTTCGGCCCCCGCTAAAATTATCCTCTTCGGCGAGCACAGCGTTGTTTACGGTAAACCTGCCATCGCGGCCGCAATAAACCTGAGGACTTACGTATGGGCGGAGTTCAACGAGAGCGGGGCAATAAAGATAGAGGCCAAGGACATACGCGTCCCCGGGTTAACTGTTTCATTCTCAGAGGACGAGATTTACTTCGAGAGCGATTACGGTAAGGCCGCTGAGGTGTTGAGTTACGTCCGCCAGGCAATAGAACTCGTGAAGGAGGAGGCCGATGCAAATGGAAAGGGTATTACAGTCTCGATAACTTCCCAGATTCCTGTTGGAGCTGGCCTCGGCTCCTCGGCAGCGGTTGCGGTTGCCACAATCGGTGCTGTTTCAAAGCTCCTTGGCCTCGAGCTGACCAACGAGGAAATCGGAAAGCTCGGCCACAAGGTTGAACTTCTCGTTCAGGGCGCCTCGAGCGGCATTGACCCAACGGTCTCAGCAATAGGCGGGTTCATTCACTACGAGAAGGGAAACTTCGAGCACCTCCCCTTCACTGAGCTTCCTATAGTCGTTGGTTACACCGGCTCGAGTGGCTCAACAAAGGAGCTCGTCGCGATGGTGAGAAGGACCTACGAGGAGATGCCCGAGATAGTCGAGCCCGTCCTCGTTGCGATGGGCAAGATAGTGGAGAAGGCTCGGGAAGTTCTCCTTTCAGACCTCGATGAAGAGGTCCGCTTCGAGAGGCTTGGAAAGCTGATGAACATCAACCACGGCCTCCTCGATGCACTCGGCGTTTCGACCAAGAAGCTCAGCGAGCTTGTTTATGCAGCCAGAACGGCCGGAGCCTTGGGGGCCAAGATAACTGGGGCCGGTGGCGGTGGCTGTATGTACGCCCTCGCCCCGGAGAAGCAGAGCGAAGTCGCGACGGCCATAACGATAGCAGGTGGAACGCCGATGATAACCGAGATAAGCAGGGAGGGTCTCAGGATAGAGGAGGTGATTCCGTGA